From Pseudomonas vanderleydeniana, the proteins below share one genomic window:
- a CDS encoding acetyl-CoA carboxylase biotin carboxylase subunit, giving the protein MIKKILIANRGEIAVRIVRACAEMGIRSVAIFSDADRHALHVKRADEAYSIGAEPLAGYLNPRKLVNLAVETGCDALHPGYGFLSENAELAEICAERGVKFIGPSAEVIRRMGDKTEARRSMIKAGVPVTPGTEGNVSGIEEALSEGDRIGYPVMLKATSGGGGRGIRRCNSREELEQAFPRVISEATKAFGSAEVFLEKCIVNPKHIEAQILGDSFGNVVHLFERDCSIQRRNQKLIEIAPSPQLTPEQRAYIGDLSVRAAKAVGYENAGTVEFLLADGEVYFMEMNTRVQVEHTITEEITGIDIVREQIRIASGLPLSVKQEDIIHRGFALQFRINAEDPKNNFLPSFGKITRYYAPGGPGVRTDTAIYTGYTIPPFYDSMCLKLVVWALTWEEAMDRGLRALDDMRLQGVKTTAAYYQEILRNPEFRSGQFNTSFVESHPELTNYSIKRKPEELALAIAAAIAAHAGL; this is encoded by the coding sequence GTGATAAAAAAGATCCTGATCGCCAACCGTGGTGAGATTGCCGTACGCATCGTGCGAGCCTGTGCCGAAATGGGCATTCGCTCGGTGGCGATTTTCTCCGACGCCGACCGGCACGCCCTGCACGTCAAGCGCGCGGACGAGGCCTACAGCATTGGTGCCGAGCCCCTGGCCGGCTACCTCAACCCACGCAAGCTGGTGAACCTGGCAGTGGAGACCGGCTGCGATGCCTTGCATCCCGGCTATGGTTTTCTCTCGGAAAATGCCGAGCTGGCAGAAATCTGCGCCGAACGTGGCGTCAAATTCATTGGCCCGTCGGCGGAAGTGATCCGCCGCATGGGCGACAAGACCGAAGCCCGCCGCAGCATGATCAAGGCTGGCGTACCGGTCACTCCAGGCACCGAAGGCAACGTCTCCGGCATTGAGGAAGCCCTCAGCGAAGGTGACCGCATCGGTTACCCGGTGATGCTCAAGGCCACCTCCGGTGGTGGCGGCCGCGGTATCCGTCGCTGCAACAGCCGCGAGGAACTGGAGCAGGCGTTCCCACGGGTGATTTCCGAAGCGACCAAGGCCTTTGGTTCGGCGGAAGTCTTCCTGGAAAAATGCATCGTCAATCCCAAGCATATCGAGGCGCAGATTCTCGGTGACAGCTTTGGCAACGTGGTGCACCTGTTCGAGCGTGACTGCTCGATCCAGCGCCGCAACCAGAAGCTGATCGAAATCGCCCCCAGTCCCCAGCTGACCCCTGAACAGCGTGCCTACATCGGCGACCTGTCGGTGCGCGCGGCCAAGGCGGTGGGCTACGAGAACGCCGGTACCGTGGAGTTCCTGCTCGCCGATGGCGAGGTGTACTTCATGGAAATGAACACCCGGGTGCAGGTGGAGCACACCATCACCGAGGAAATCACCGGGATCGACATCGTTCGCGAGCAGATCCGCATCGCGTCCGGCCTGCCGCTGTCGGTCAAGCAGGAAGACATCATCCATCGCGGTTTTGCCCTGCAGTTCCGGATCAACGCCGAGGACCCGAAGAACAACTTCCTGCCCAGTTTCGGCAAGATCACTCGCTACTACGCGCCGGGCGGCCCCGGCGTGCGGACCGATACGGCGATCTACACCGGCTACACCATTCCGCCGTTCTACGACTCGATGTGCCTGAAACTGGTGGTCTGGGCGCTGACCTGGGAAGAGGCGATGGACCGTGGCCTGCGTGCCCTGGACGACATGCGCCTGCAAGGCGTGAAGACCACCGCCGCCTACTACCAGGAAATCCTGCG
- a CDS encoding LysR family transcriptional regulator has protein sequence MRKSLMRMTLRQLKIFNEVCDLRSYSRAAEEMSLTQPAVSLQIRQLEELIGQPLFEYVGKKLYMTEAAEALQRASRDIFGRLENLDMQLSDMQGSLQGQLKLAVESSAKYFVPHLFAAFKRQHPEVSLHLTVVNRAQALRRLSDNRDDLLIMSMVPQDMGLEFLPFLNNPIVAVAPPDHPLCHMGPLRLQDLEPYPLLIREPGSGTRMACDEYFKEKRVHFSQTLEVTSGEAQCESVIAGLGLALLTRHALSLELATGVLRELPVEELPLYRSWCVVQARDKRLSPVAHAFLGFIRSERLQISGLVERFDGRLPSPSASN, from the coding sequence ATGCGTAAGTCCTTGATGCGTATGACATTACGCCAATTGAAGATCTTCAATGAGGTCTGCGATTTGCGTTCCTACAGCCGCGCGGCCGAAGAAATGTCGCTTACGCAACCGGCCGTCAGCCTGCAAATTCGTCAGCTGGAAGAGCTGATTGGCCAGCCCTTGTTCGAGTATGTCGGCAAAAAGCTCTACATGACCGAGGCGGCTGAAGCGTTACAGCGGGCGAGCCGGGACATCTTCGGCCGCCTGGAAAACCTCGACATGCAGCTCTCGGACATGCAGGGTTCGCTGCAGGGGCAACTGAAACTGGCGGTGGAATCCAGCGCGAAGTACTTCGTGCCGCACCTGTTCGCCGCGTTCAAGCGCCAGCACCCGGAGGTCAGCCTGCACCTGACGGTGGTCAACCGCGCCCAGGCCCTGCGGCGACTCTCGGACAACCGCGACGACCTGCTGATCATGTCCATGGTGCCGCAGGACATGGGCCTGGAATTCCTGCCATTTCTCAACAACCCGATCGTCGCGGTGGCACCGCCCGATCATCCACTGTGCCACATGGGCCCACTGCGCCTGCAGGACCTGGAGCCCTACCCGTTGCTGATCCGCGAGCCCGGATCGGGGACCCGGATGGCCTGCGACGAGTACTTCAAGGAAAAGCGCGTGCACTTCTCGCAGACGCTCGAGGTGACGTCCGGCGAAGCCCAATGTGAAAGCGTGATAGCGGGGCTGGGCCTGGCGCTGTTGACGCGCCACGCCCTGAGCCTGGAACTGGCGACCGGCGTGCTCCGGGAACTGCCGGTGGAAGAACTGCCGCTCTATCGCAGTTGGTGCGTGGTTCAGGCCAGGGACAAACGCCTGTCACCGGTCGCGCATGCGTTCCTGGGGTTCATCCGAAGTGAACGGCTGCAGATCAGCGGGCTGGTTGAGCGCTTCGACGGTCGACTGCCGAGTCCATCTGCCAGTAATTGA
- a CDS encoding PA3496 family putative envelope integrity protein: MARHHEEQSSVKTRRQQEDQRRMEFRRAIEDRNELRQLQQEIAAINYWQMDSAVDRRSAQPAR; encoded by the coding sequence ATGGCCCGGCACCACGAAGAGCAAAGCAGCGTCAAGACCCGTCGGCAGCAGGAAGACCAGCGCCGCATGGAGTTCCGTCGCGCAATCGAAGACCGCAACGAACTGCGCCAGCTGCAACAGGAAATCGCCGCAATCAATTACTGGCAGATGGACTCGGCAGTCGACCGTCGAAGCGCTCAACCAGCCCGCTGA
- the hexR gene encoding transcriptional regulator HexR, protein MNLLQHIAQSRTLLRKSELKVADHVLLDPAAVMHSSMADLAHSVGISEPTIVRFCRAIGCSGFQDLKLKLAQSLAAGASFGQFAIHEDDSVADYSLKIFDTTLHTLMEVREKLDPAALQRAVTAMSAAQRVEFYGFGASGAVAADAQHKFFRLLLTAAAYSDPHMQAMSAVTLKPSDVAICISQSGRSKDLLITANMVRESGATLITLCPSQTPLAELSTINLAIDVHEDTEIYTPLTSRIAHLVVIDVLAMGVAMARGPSLVNHLKSVKRSLRSLRLSPKSLKSLED, encoded by the coding sequence TTGAATCTGTTGCAACACATCGCCCAGTCCCGCACCCTGCTTCGCAAATCGGAGCTCAAGGTTGCCGATCACGTGCTGCTCGACCCGGCGGCGGTGATGCACAGCTCCATGGCCGACCTGGCCCACAGCGTGGGGATCAGCGAGCCGACCATCGTGCGTTTCTGCCGGGCCATCGGCTGCTCGGGCTTCCAGGACCTGAAACTCAAGCTGGCCCAGAGCCTGGCGGCGGGCGCCAGTTTCGGCCAGTTCGCGATCCATGAAGACGACTCCGTCGCCGACTACAGCCTGAAGATCTTCGACACCACCCTGCACACCCTGATGGAAGTGCGCGAGAAGCTCGACCCGGCGGCCCTGCAGCGGGCGGTGACAGCGATGTCGGCGGCCCAGCGCGTGGAGTTCTACGGTTTCGGTGCGTCCGGCGCGGTGGCGGCGGATGCCCAGCACAAGTTCTTCCGCCTGCTGCTGACCGCGGCGGCCTATTCCGACCCGCACATGCAGGCGATGTCGGCGGTGACCCTCAAGCCCAGCGACGTGGCGATCTGCATTTCCCAGTCGGGGCGTTCCAAGGACCTGCTGATCACCGCCAACATGGTCCGTGAAAGCGGGGCGACGTTGATCACCCTGTGCCCGAGCCAGACACCGCTGGCCGAGCTGTCGACCATCAACCTGGCGATCGACGTGCACGAAGACACCGAGATCTACACGCCGCTGACCTCGCGTATCGCCCACCTGGTGGTGATCGACGTGCTGGCGATGGGCGTGGCGATGGCGCGGGGCCCGAGCCTGGTCAACCACCTCAAGAGCGTCAAGCGCAGCCTGCGCAGCTTGCGGCTGTCGCCCAAGTCGCTCAAGAGCCTCGAAGACTGA
- a CDS encoding putative bifunctional diguanylate cyclase/phosphodiesterase — MTHSSDALSPSMEAGRVIRKQFATELAVERTRLLYQGSLLPTLFMLINGLVCAWLLWSPQRYLLVSIWMVWLMALVALRVIQVAAFESAIPSRQAQPIWRRMFLLGSAVSGLTLACAGIALVPTDSFLQQAWVFGLIGAATLSASIAYAVSFPAFLTFTLPCLLPAIGYLFWDGDGARQGWGWLGLILLASLSVVALQVNRLIQRGLLRRFQNQALIENLQQAQARSEQLNQELAREVEQRRRAELELREAQADLENRVAQRSLELDKANRALTKSETRLALALQASELGLWDWNLQTDEVHHTQIKELFGLDPEYVTAMLSHLKPRLHPEDLPALKRALVEHLKGRTEDYVIEYRVRHGDGHWVWIEDRGRAVERSASGRVLRMVGTRRDISSHKELEAQRQLAATVFEAASEGIVIFDPNYALLAVNQAFSRVTGYQIEDMLGRNVVELPCSRDARRHYSMIHQSLEQYGSWQGELVEARKNGELYPQWLQLNTVRDKRGKISHIVGFFADLSARRESEERMRYLTHYDELTGLANRSLFKERLREANQRARQEGRSLALLHINLDRFKLLNDSLGHEVADQLLQKMSRRLVNALPEANTVARLSGDEFAVLFDAYGNLSSLARVATRLLGKLRLPLTVEGHELVVSASMGISLLPDSAREIPALVSQSNIAMQHAKHLGGNNFQFYTESLQASTLERLQLENQLRKAIEEQQLSVFYQPKLCLATGRLNAAEALVRWEHPTMGRVPPGDFIGLAEETGLIGPIGEFVLRRACWQACEWQRQGLPAMRVSVNLSVHQLRQGKLVSLVRQVLEESGLAPHLLELELTESQLLDSVEHIIATFQQLRDLGVKLAIDDFGTGYSSLSYLKRFPVDYVKIDQAFIRGLDEGSEDAAITRAIIAMAHSLGLKVVAEGVENTQQLEFLKLQGCDEVQGYLISRPVAAEELVLRLLEDQRERQA, encoded by the coding sequence ATGACTCACAGCTCCGACGCGCTGAGCCCCTCCATGGAGGCCGGGCGGGTTATTCGCAAACAGTTCGCCACCGAGTTGGCGGTCGAGCGCACGCGCCTGTTGTACCAGGGCTCGTTGCTGCCCACGCTGTTCATGCTGATCAATGGTCTGGTCTGCGCCTGGCTGCTCTGGAGCCCGCAGCGTTACCTGCTGGTCAGCATCTGGATGGTCTGGCTGATGGCGCTGGTGGCCCTGCGCGTGATCCAGGTCGCGGCGTTCGAATCGGCCATTCCCAGCCGCCAGGCCCAGCCGATCTGGCGCCGGATGTTCCTGCTCGGTTCCGCGGTCAGCGGCCTGACCCTGGCCTGCGCCGGCATCGCCCTGGTGCCCACCGACAGCTTTCTCCAGCAGGCCTGGGTATTCGGCCTGATCGGCGCGGCGACCCTGTCCGCGAGTATCGCCTATGCCGTGAGTTTCCCGGCGTTCCTGACCTTCACCTTGCCCTGCCTGCTGCCCGCCATCGGCTACCTGTTCTGGGACGGTGATGGCGCCCGCCAGGGGTGGGGTTGGCTCGGGCTGATCCTGCTGGCCTCGCTGAGCGTGGTGGCGCTGCAGGTCAACCGGCTGATCCAGCGCGGCCTGCTACGACGTTTCCAGAACCAGGCACTGATCGAGAACCTCCAGCAGGCCCAGGCCCGCAGCGAACAACTCAACCAGGAGCTGGCACGCGAGGTCGAGCAGCGGCGGCGAGCCGAACTGGAGTTGCGCGAGGCCCAGGCCGACCTGGAAAACCGCGTCGCCCAGCGCAGCCTGGAGCTGGACAAGGCCAACCGCGCCCTGACCAAGAGCGAAACGCGCCTGGCGCTTGCCCTGCAGGCCAGTGAGCTGGGCCTGTGGGACTGGAACCTGCAAACCGACGAGGTGCACCACACCCAGATCAAGGAACTGTTCGGCCTCGATCCCGAGTACGTCACGGCGATGCTCAGCCATCTCAAGCCGCGCCTGCATCCCGAGGACCTGCCGGCGCTCAAGCGCGCCCTGGTGGAACACCTCAAGGGGCGCACCGAGGACTACGTCATCGAGTACCGTGTGCGCCATGGCGATGGTCACTGGGTCTGGATCGAGGACCGGGGCCGGGCGGTGGAACGTAGTGCCAGCGGACGCGTACTACGAATGGTCGGTACCCGGCGCGATATCAGCTCGCACAAGGAGCTGGAGGCCCAGCGCCAGCTGGCCGCGACGGTGTTCGAGGCCGCCAGCGAAGGCATCGTGATCTTCGATCCGAACTACGCGCTGCTGGCGGTCAACCAGGCCTTCAGCCGGGTCACTGGCTACCAGATCGAGGACATGCTCGGGCGCAACGTCGTCGAGCTGCCCTGCAGCCGCGATGCCCGCCGGCATTATTCGATGATCCACCAGTCCCTCGAACAGTACGGCAGCTGGCAGGGCGAGCTGGTGGAGGCACGCAAGAACGGCGAGCTTTATCCGCAATGGCTGCAGCTGAATACCGTGCGTGATAAGCGGGGAAAAATCAGTCATATAGTCGGCTTCTTCGCCGATCTGTCGGCTCGGCGTGAGTCCGAGGAGCGCATGCGCTACCTGACCCACTACGACGAGCTGACCGGCCTGGCCAACCGCTCGCTGTTCAAGGAGCGCCTGCGCGAGGCCAACCAGCGCGCCCGCCAGGAAGGGCGCAGCCTGGCGCTGCTGCATATCAACCTGGATCGTTTCAAGCTGCTCAATGACAGCCTGGGGCATGAAGTCGCCGACCAACTGCTGCAGAAGATGTCCCGGCGCCTGGTGAACGCCTTGCCGGAGGCGAACACCGTCGCCCGCCTGTCCGGCGACGAGTTCGCCGTGCTGTTCGATGCCTACGGCAACCTGTCCAGTCTCGCCAGGGTGGCGACGCGCCTGCTCGGCAAGCTGCGCCTGCCGTTGACGGTGGAAGGACACGAGCTGGTGGTCAGCGCGTCCATGGGCATCAGCCTGCTGCCGGACAGCGCCCGGGAAATCCCGGCGCTGGTCAGCCAGTCGAACATCGCCATGCAACATGCCAAGCACCTGGGCGGCAACAACTTCCAGTTCTACACCGAGAGCCTGCAGGCCAGCACCCTGGAGCGCCTGCAGCTGGAAAACCAGCTGCGCAAGGCCATCGAAGAACAGCAACTGAGCGTGTTCTACCAACCCAAGCTGTGCCTCGCCACCGGTCGCCTGAACGCCGCCGAAGCGCTGGTGCGCTGGGAGCATCCGACCATGGGCCGGGTGCCGCCCGGGGATTTCATCGGGCTGGCCGAGGAGACCGGGCTGATCGGTCCGATCGGCGAGTTCGTGCTGCGCCGCGCCTGCTGGCAGGCCTGCGAGTGGCAGCGCCAGGGCCTGCCGGCGATGCGCGTGTCGGTGAACCTCTCGGTGCACCAGTTGCGCCAGGGCAAGCTGGTCAGCCTGGTGCGCCAGGTTCTCGAGGAAAGCGGGCTGGCGCCCCATCTGCTGGAGCTGGAACTGACCGAGAGCCAGTTGCTCGACAGCGTCGAACACATCATCGCGACCTTCCAGCAACTGCGCGACCTCGGCGTGAAGCTGGCCATCGACGACTTCGGCACCGGCTATTCGTCGCTGAGCTACCTCAAGCGTTTCCCGGTGGACTACGTGAAGATCGACCAGGCCTTCATCCGCGGCCTGGACGAAGGCAGCGAGGACGCCGCGATCACCCGGGCGATCATCGCCATGGCCCACAGCCTGGGCCTGAAGGTGGTGGCCGAAGGCGTGGAGAACACGCAGCAGCTGGAATTCCTCAAGTTGCAGGGTTGCGACGAGGTGCAGGGCTACCTGATCAGCCGGCCAGTGGCGGCCGAGGAGCTGGTGCTACGGCTGCTGGAGGATCAGCGCGAGCGGCAGGCGTGA